ATAGTTTACAGTTTTTATGTAAAATGTAACAAACAAGACTATGTGAAGAACTGTTTTCtaaaagaatgtgttttctaaaataaatataaactcatATAAATTTAAAGCCTGTCAATCacaaaatttctcattttgagtAGCTCAGTTAATTAAATTCTATTGCATATTAAAATCTATAAGGTTTGAGAGACATGCTTTGTGAACGGTTCCTGTAATAAGTCCTTCCTCTTctcagaagaaaaagcaaaaaattctATAGGGTATAATTTTTTATGGcattaaaaatcagatttatttattgttttatataatatttctgtTTATATAGGTCATAAATTTATATAAACTGGCTTATATTCCAAAACTTTGATCTTTTTGTTTGAAAGATAAACCAGACTCATTATAGAAAAAGTATGTTAAGAATATATCAGTAGaaaaggcttccctgctggctcagatggtgaaaaatctgcctgcagtgtgggagacccaggttcaatccctgaattgggacaattcccctggagaagggaatggctacccactccaatattcttgcctgaagaaattacatagaagaccctggtgggctacagtccatgaagtcacagggTCAgccatgactaagtgactaacacatacacatacgaATATATCAGTAGAAAGAATACGGGATTTGAagacagatctgggtttgaatcccagctcctgCACTTACTAGCTGTATGACAGTGGGTATGTGATTGTACCTCTCAGCCTCCATTGCGTCATCTGTAGAATTGGAAATGTGCTACTTACCTCACATGTCAGACACCTCCACGTAGTTGCCAGCAGATAAAAggactcttttccttttctgtaacaATTAAgttcaaggcttccctggtggctcattggtgaagaacccacctgccaacacagggttTTGATGCCTGGTCTGGGGACATCCCACATGCCTAGGACCAACCAAGCCCATACACCccagctgttgagcctgtgctctctagagcccaggaactgcaactgtGGAGCCCAGGGTCTGCAACTGCTGGAGCGAGGGGGCCCTGGAGTCCAtgctgtgcaacaagagaagccagtccagtgagaagcctgcacactgcaacaagAGTAGCCCTGCTCACCACAAGTGGAGGAGAGCCCGGGCAGAAGCCAGCACAGCCAGGAAATAAATACATGAGATTTTTTAAGTACAtgggatctttaaaaaaaaaacacagaaagttCACAGGGTAACTTATAGAATGCTAATTAAAATATACTACATGAAGTTTATATTGAGGCTTCTTTGTTTATAATATGTtaatcagaaaaaatattcaaGTACATGTAATGCTTGCTCATATCTGTCTGTCTGGAACAAGCAAGAATCAGGGTCAGGGAGTAAGGAAAAGTTTCCAGAATAGTTTAAAAATAGGTATCTTAAAGTCTGTGCACAAAAAGATCATGTATTAATTATACTCAAGCCTATTTTATCTTTCCACACAGTTCCAACAAACTTGGATACTTGGTTTCTCCACCACAGCAAAttagaagaggagagaggagttGCTACAGGTAGGCTTGCTAAAAACCTTGAATAACAGTACTCTGATGACAGgctgaaaaatataacaaaacttGAAGCGTAGCAGTGGCAAGGGGAGTGAGTTCATTTGGTTTACAGATACCTCACTTAAATCGAGTTGTGCTTGAGAGGCCTATGAAAGAATAGGTTACATTTAGTATTTTAACTGTTGGTTTTTTAAGGCCACATCTTTGCTACTCCTTCTTAAGGGTTGCTTTCTCCTTGTCAGCACATTGCAGAACATTGGCTTATCTCTGTTGAGTGTAGAGGGAAGTCAGTAAAGCCTCTGCAGTGTGTAAGGTGTCATTAACTTAAAGTGAATGTTAACCAGCTCAACTCCTAAGTGTGAAGAATTGCACATTTTTCTCCCCTAGACTCAGTTGTCCCAGTCTTGTGCCATCTTTTCTTCCAAAAGAAGAGACAGGAGATTGTTAGGGACCCTTGCTCTGGAGACACACACGCAGTGTCAGTCTCAGAAGTAACCCGCATACGTTTTACTCTCTGCGTCATTCTCAAGGTCATCTTCTAGTGCACCAGAGAAAATTGCTAAGCTTATGAAAGATAACTGCTGTTTTGTTGCTAAATCACATATTTAATAGCGTATTTACTAAATCAGACTCTCTGAAAAGAGGCTTAAAATCTAAACCCCTACTGCTGCTGTTGTATACCTGTTACCTGTAatttaaagattcttttaaaaaacttaacagaaataagcccacttttttttttaagccactatTTCTTTGATGAGGCagaatttgactttttttaactgtcagaaaaaaaaacagattttcagtTACTGATTACAAATGTTAAACTAATATTTGTTCTAGTTTGAAGGGTCTTTACATATTTACTCAAAAAGATTATAGGAAGtggtttttcttcatttaaacttGATCTTGGAAGGCATTTTGGGGAGAACCAGATCACAGAGACTTTAACCTATCAGCTCCTTTTAATGATGGATTAGGAAGTAACGAGATGGTTGTGAAGTGATAATTGGAACTTCACAAGAGAACTTTTAAATATAGTGTCTCCATATAAAGAAGGCCTTGTAAACTGACATCCTCTTAGTCCCTAACTGGCCTGAAAAGTTGTTTTTAACATATGAATGATGTTACCTTTACATACAATTTATATCAGTATCCTGATGCTTATTTAAGTAGTTTTGGGGTAGAAAAGATAAGCTTACTTGTCTCAGGTGCTTTAATATCTTGGAATTATTTTTCCAGAAGTATAAACCGCGGACGACATCACAGCGAAAGATCACAGAGAACTCAAGGCCCGTCACTACCAGCAACCCCAGTTTTTGTACCTGTCCCACCCCCTCCCTTgtatcctcctcctccccacacacTTCCTCTCGCTCCAGGTGTTCCTCCTCCGCAGTTTtctcctcagtttcctcctggcCAGCCGCCACCTGCTGGGTATAGTGTTCCCCCTCCAGGATTTCCTCCAGCTCCAGCCAATTTATCAGCACCTTGGGTGTCATCTGGAGTACAGACTGCTCATTCTAATACCATCCCAACAACACAAGCACCACCTTTGTCCAGGGAAGAATTCTATAGAGAGCAACGACGACTAAAAGAAGAGTAAGTGTTCTAATTTGAAATTACTctacactttcattttctgatgTAACATTAAATAGGTATCTTTGGAAGCATTTTCCAGTGTTTCCAGTTAGTGTAAGAAAAATCACCTAAAAATTAAACCAAGTCATACAAGCAACTTCCTCAGGGATTCCTagttatttatagttttaaagtGGAAAACTAATggcaatttcattcatttcattcataaTCTAATTACATTTGTCTTGTTAGTTTTCTTAAATGGTTTTTGTTAACTTTCActctttaactttattttactagggaaaagaaaaagtccaAGCTAGATGAGTTTACAAATGATTTTGCTAAGGAATTGATGGAATACAAAAAGATTCAAAAGGAGCGTAGGCGCTCATTTTCCAGGTTAGTGTTTTGCAAGCCTTCACAACAGAATTGCAAATGGGACTTTGAATATCCAGGGATTAGCTATGGATATAAATAACATGACAGTTATGGAATTTTTCTGATTCGGTCTAGGTTTATAGAAATGGAAATGTAGCTTATTTCCCAGTATCTGTTTATTGAAATAGTATCTCACTGTAAATTCTATTGTGTAGAACTAGCAGTTATGGGGATTAAATTACCCTTGTCCCTTGAAGTTATTTATAGTATGAAAAAATTGGGAAATGtttatagaaggaaagaaataggggAGTAGCCAAAGAATACATTTCTGAGGACCCTCTTACTTAAGGCTACAGCTTTCTGCTGGAACATTAACCTGTGTAATTATGAAATAACACTAGACTACAAATTGCTTTATTGATAGAAAAACTGAATTATAAAAATTCCCTAGAAGCTTGTTTAGAAGACTTCTTTTTTAAGCTTATGCTCGAAATATGGTTCCTTTTAAAGCTAGACTGTTGGccaataaaggacaaaaagaaaaaaattcactgcTACTTAAAATAATCAGATaggaagtaaaatttaaatttaattggcATTTTCTTTAGTGTTGATTAGCTCATATAATTCACGGTACATTAATGCACTTCACTCTAATTATTAAGACTTCACTTTTGTTTTGCAACAAGTGATTGCTCTGATCTTTGTGTACTTTATTCCATTCCAATAGAGGTCACTGTGCCTCTTTAATCATCTAAGATGAAACTTGATATAAAGAAATATGGAACCATGAGGAGAACATACTTGAATGCAAGCATCTGTATTTTACTTAGCATATATTTCTCAACTATcaattattgttttgttttttgtttttgttttaggtcCAAGTCTCCCTATAGTGGTTCATCCTATTCAAGAAGTTCGTATACTTATTCTAAATCAAGATCTGGTTCAACGCGATCACGTTCTTATTCGCGATCATTTAGCCGCTCACATTCTCGTTCTTATTCACGATCGCCTCCATACcccagaagaggcagaggaaagagTCGAAATTACCGTTCACGGTCTAGATCACACGGGTATCATCGATCTAGGTCAAGGTCACCTCCCTATAGACGGTATCATTCACGATCAAGATCTCCTCAAGCATTTAGGGGACAGTCTCCTAATAAACGTAATGTACCTCAAGGAGAAACAGAGCGTGAATATTTTAACAGGTTCAGAGAAGTCCCACCACCTTACGACATGAAAGCTTACTACGGGAGGAGTGTGGACTTCAGAGACCCGTTTGAGAAAGAGCGTTATCGGGAGTGGGAGAGAAAGTACCGAGAGTGGTATGAGAAATACTACAAAGGCTATGCTACTGGAGCACAGCCTAGACCATCAGCAAATAGAGAGAACTTTTCTCCAGAGAGGTTTTTACCGCTTAACCTTAGGAATTCTCCCTTCACAAGAGGCCGCAGAGAGGATTACTCTGGTGGACAGAGTCATAGAAGTCGAAATGTAGGTGGCAACTATCCAGAAAAGCTTTCATCAAGAGACAGTCACAATCAGAAGGATAATACAAAGTCAAAAGACAAGGAAGGTGAAAatgctccaggagatggtaaaggaaataaacataagaaacatagaaaaagaagaaagggggaagaaaGCGAAGGCTTTCTAAACCCAGAGTTACTAGACACTTCTAGGAAATCGAGAGAGCCTACAAgtggtgaagaaaataaaacagactcaTTGTTTGTTCTCCCAAGTAGAGATGATGCTACACCTGTTAGAGACGAACCAATGGATGCTGAATCTATTACTTTTAAATCAGTgtctgaaaaagacaagagagaaaaggATAAACCTAAAGCAAAAGGTGACAAGACCAAACGGAAAAATGATGGGTCTACTGTATCCAAAAAAGAAACTGTTGTAAAACCTGCTAAAGGGCCCCAAGAAAAACTAGATGGAGAGCGTGAAAAATCTCCTCGATCTGAACCTCCACTTAAAAAAGCCAAAGAGGAGACCCCGAAGACTGACAATGTGAAATCATCATCTTCCTctcaaaaagatgaaaagacagtcGGTACCCCCAGAAAAGCTCACTCAAAGTCAGTAAAGGAACACCAGGAGACAAAACcagtcaaagaagaaaaagtgaagaaggactactCCAAAGACATCAAGTCAGAGAAGATAACTAGTAAAGAAGAAAAGACCAGGAAGCCTAATGAGAAAAGTAAGCCACTTgatagcaaaggagaaaaaaggaagagaaaaactgaagaaaaaagtgTAGATAAAGATTTTGAGTCAACTTCAATGAAAGTCTCTAAATTAGAAGTGACTGAAATAGTGAAACCATCACCCAAGCGCAAAATGGAGCTTGATATTGAAAAGATGGACAGGACAcctgaaaaagacaaaacttcATCATCAGCTGCTCCagccaaaaaaatcaaacttAACAGAGAAACTGGTAAAAAAATTGGAAGTACAGAAAATGTATCTAACACAAAAGAACCCTCTGAAAAATTGGAATCAACATCCGGCaaagtgaaacaagaaaaaatcaaaggaaaggtCAGGCGAAAAGTGACTGGAACTGAAGGATCCAGCTCAACACTTGTGGATTATACCAGGTATCTGATAAttggggggcagggatgggggggTTGCATTGTGGATTATACCAGGTATCTGATAATGGCGGGAGTGAGAAAAGGGAGAATATGTTCCTTAAGAATGTATTGATGTTGGGGGTTAGCTGGTTACTCTTGTCTATGAAGATAACAATTGTTAAAAGATAACAGATGTTAAGTAGATTTTGGCAGTGAGCCACACTTATTTTTATGTAATCATACACACGTATCTTAGAGCAGAGTAAGTGGGCTTTTGAAACTTGAAAGGGCATTTATCATATTTAAGTTAAGTCTTTTTATACTCATCAGTGTTCAACAGTTATGAGTTCTTcattgaataaaaaatattttaattctttttagtaCCAGTTCAACTGGAGGCAGTCCTGTGCGGAAATCTGAAGAAAAAACAGATACAAAGCGAACTGTCATTAAAACAATGGAAGAATATAATAATGATAACACAGCTCCTGCTGAAGATGTTATTATTATGATCCAGGTTCCCCAATCCAAATGGGATAAAGATGACTTTGAATCTGAAGAAGAAGATGTTAAATCCACCTCACAGCCTGTATCGAGTGTGGGAAAACCTGCCAGTGTTATAAAAAATGTTAGCACTAAACCACCAAACGCAGTCAAGTATGCTGAAAAAGAAAGTGAGTCATCAGAGAAAATTCAGAAACTCACCAAGGAGGTGAGCCATGAAATTGCACAGCATGAGGTCAAAAGTTCAAAAAACTCTGCATCTAGTGAAAAAGGGAAAACCAAAGATCGAGAGCACTCAGTATTGGAAAAGGAAAACccagaaaagaggaagaacaaCAGCACTCAGCCAGAGAAAGATGGTAACCTGGACCGTCTGAATGAgcaaggaaattttaaaagtctgtctCAGTCTTCCAAAGAGACTAGAACTTCTGGAAAAGAAGATAAGCATGATTCCATTCGAGGTTCCTCAAATAAAGACTTCACTCCCAACAGAGACAAAAAAACAGATTATGACAACAGAGAGTATTCAAGTTCCAAACGTAgagatgaaaggaatgaattaacAAGAAGAAAAGACTCTCCTTCTCGGAGTAAAGACTCTGCATCTGGACAAAAAGCTAAGCcaagggaggagagagatttGCCTAAAAAAGGAACAGGAGAGTCCAAAAAAAGTAATTCCAGTCCCACGAGAGACAAAAAACCTCATGACCATAAAGCCACTTATGATACTAAACGCTTAAGTGAAGAGACAAAATCTGTAGATAAAAATCCTTGTAAAGATCGTGAGAAACATATGTTAGAGGCAAAGAACAATAAAGAGTCAAGTGGCAATAAATCACTTTATATACTTAACCCACCTGACCCACAGATTGAGAAAGAGCAAGTTACTGGGCAAATTGATAAGAACACCATCAAACCTAAGCCCCAGTTAAGTCACTCCTCTCGACTGTCCTCTGACTTAACTAGAGAAACTGATGAAGCTGCTTTTGAACCAGACTATaatgaaagtgacagtgaaagcaATGTGTCtataaaagaggaagaaactgcAGGAAAGGTTTCTAAGGAACTGAAAGATAAAGTagtggagaaagcaaaggagagcCTGGACACGGCAGCAGTCAGCCAGGCAGGCGTCCCCAGGAGCCAGAGTCAGAGCAGCCCGAGTGTCAGTCCGAGCAGAAGTCACAGCCCTTCTGGAAGCCAGACCCGGAGCCACAGCAGCAGTGCCAGTTCTGCAGAAAGTCAGGAcagcaagaagaagaagaaaaagaaggaaaagaaaaagcacaagaaACATAAAAAACATAAGAAGCATAAGAAGCATGCAGGCACTGAAGCAGAATTGGAAAAAAGCCAAAAACACAAacataagaaaaagaagtcaaagaagagcaaagataaagaaaaggagaaggagaaggatgaCCAAAAagtgaaatctgtcactgtgtagaagggcagatttttaaaaattgacttaatTCCTAAGTCATCTGTATTAAATTTTGTTATAATGTAAAGAGATTCAAGCCTTGTAAATAATGATACGGAAGACCCTGTGCTGCACTTAAAATATTGCTGCTTGATTATTTGATTTTTACATCAGAGCTTTATAACACGAACTTTTGTACAGAATTGTGAGTTGTGACCATGTAACATGAGAGGTTTTGCTAGGGCCTATTATTTTTAACCACCATTAATTAGTTGGGGTGGAGTTTACTGTACTGTGAAATTttcacatttgaatttttttaattgcctgGCAAAAGCTGATATCAGTTCTAAAATATCAGCAGAATGATTTGCTGAATTCATTACAACCCTGTTATGTCACTTTTTGATTACAATAAAAGTTTTCAGTAAACTTTTCAAATGTTGACTGCCTTATTTGAAGGAAAGTGTGTCATGACCTTTCACTTCCCCCTTCCATTTCCCTATTAAAAGTATCCTTTGAGTCTTTAGTATAAACTGAACTGTATGTATAAATTCTGAAGTAAACATGGAAAATGTACTTCATTTGTGGGCTGATAATAGGTGGCCAGAAATAAGGAATCATGgttaatttgatttctggttgaaTAAATCTAGAAGGGTCGTAAATAAAGTTCTAAATCACACTTACCATACGTGGCCTACCCAGTCTGTGTCCAGCAGCAAGCAGTAATAGGTCCAGAAGCACTAGGTAGAGACTACAGTGGGTTTCCTTAATGGCTCTGGTTCAGGAAGCTTATTGTAGTCAATAAAAAGCTATTGAAAGGATGTTGGGAGCTGGTAAGAATGGTACTTTAGAAACAGCTGTGTAAGTAGAGATTAAGAAGACAGTGGctaaaaggagggaaagagactAGTTCTAGTTTGAGGTAAAGATCCTGAAATGCTTTGGTCCAGGGCACCGGCCTGGTGGTGAGAGAAGAATGGGGTTACATTAGCAGCAACTCGGTTCACTTCCTTGATATTATTTCCCAAGTGTACCGCTTGGGTATTATTTCCTGTATGCCGTTGTTGGTACTGAAGCAATGTTGTTTTAGGTGGTACACAGACATACATGAGAATGTTTTCTAATGCAGCATTTAATATGTAAGGGAAAACAGTAAATGATTTAAAGAATGTAAAGGTAATAAAAATGCTATTCACATCAAGAAAGCCATTCAGGACTGAATTAAGTTTGGGAAATGTTGCCTTTAAATGAAACCAACTTGACTTTAAAGAGCTCTTCTTTTGCTGATTcgtaagtctttttttaaaatttgcagacATCTCCATCACGGGGGAGTTCTGCCCACTGCTAGCCTCACCCCTTTCCAATCTCACAACACGTTCCACTTGTGCTTTCAGATACTCCAGCAAGACCACACTCAATTCTTAATAATCTCGGCCCCACATCTAGGCTATATCTCCCACATTCACTGAGGATTTTGGCATCTAGAACTCACTTTTATCATATGTTCTATCATGTGAGGTTAGACGTTTCACTACCTGGGTGCATTGTTAAGAATTCACTTTGAGCTCAACTGGCCGTCACTTTAATTGCAGTCCACTCCTATGACAATTTACTTGAGTTAATCACCACCTGTCACCATTCCCACCTTAAAATTTCAACTCGAGTGTGTCATCTGCAACCTACTTTTTCCGCTCCTTTCCCTATTGGCCTTATTTAGACCTGAGGTTTCAACTCATCCCTTGGTCACTCTTACTGTCTTTCCTTCTACAGCTGCCTGTATCGCATCATTTCAGCCACATGCTAACACTCCCAAAACCTGCTCACCCTTACCCATCTTGCTTATCTAAACGGCTCAGTCCCCAACACTAGATACAGGTGCTGATCACTGCTGCTTAACAACTAAAAGGCTTGAGAGAGAATTGAAATaactgccaggcactgtgctaggtgcagTCCTTACTTGACCCTTGAGAATTCTAATGGCTCATGTTTAGTGCTTCTTTGAGCAGAAAACTCCAGTGCCTGTGAGGTTCAGCCCAACCTGGAATACTTAGCTAGTGCCTAACTAGTCCACCTAAATAACCCCTGCCATTTGGAGTTGGACATGTGAAATCCACCTATCTTTGCTGGTTTCCAAAAAGGTCATGTTCTATCTACTCAATTGACTGCTCTGGCTGGAATTTCCTTCATCCTCTACCTATCTCACAAGTTACTACCCATTGTTTGAGAGTTAGCTTGGTTGTTTTGAGTTCTCAGGGTTGCTTGTCTACCTCAAAATAACACCCTCAGGACACAATTGCATCACTGAATATGCTATAGTATTAATAACTCCAAAGTGCTTACTATGAACTGTCTGGTCTCCACTGCGTCATGGAAGCCAGCAACATGTCAGCTTTTTTAAAGACAGGAATATAACTTTTGAGCTCCTATAGATCTGGGAGACAGTGTCCTTCCAATGTGCTTCCAAGTGTCCTTCCAAAACCTTATAATTAAGGGTTGAAAAATAACTCCTTTGCTAGTCTCAGCATGCCAAATGAAGAAAGCTAATCCCCTCCAAGATGTTTAAGGCAGGGATTCAGAGAAGGTAGGCAACTAGTTTTAATGGTTTATTCTGATTTGTGCTAGTGTCCCCACCTATGTCTTGTCCactttttcctgtcttttaaTTCTTTCAGTGACCTCTGTTCTTATTGTACAAAACTATACAGAATAGAACCTCTGGTTTGGAACTTTCATCAAAGTCCTTTTACACCACTGCCATTAATCCAGCTTCAGTGGGTTTCTTAGCAACAATGAAAACCTCACTAGCACACATACAGTGTACTCTGCTTTGTCTTTTTATATACCATGtgcttaagtcgctcagtcatgtccggctctgcgaccccatggactgtaacccaccatgctcctctgtccttgggattttacagacaagaatactggagtgggttgccatttcctcctccagggcatcttcctgacccaggattcaaacctgcatctcctgtgtctcctgcattgcaggtggattgttcaCCTGCTGAATCATCGAGGAATCACATCCTTTTGActagcatttttcatttttttttttttaagttggaaaacagttttattaATCATTCACCAAAATTCATAGAAGAATCTTAAACATTTACAGGGACAAACTGTTCCACTGCTTCTGCTGTCACCGTGTCCTTCATGGTAGAGTATCACAAGTCAAGTTTCTGGTTGTTTCATTTACTTAAAACCAGATGTAAAGAAACAACCTAAGTCATAACAACTTCAGGCTTCAATGTGAAACCGTCAAATCGTCTTGAACAGGTTTTCTTTCTGAAAGCAGCATTCCTGTCCAAAAGATGCTTAAGGTGCACCAACCTTTCTTCTTACAACTAGCCAGTAACAGTTAAATGCCTCAGATGCCCTCAGAGGTCCCGATATTTAGTCAAGGCAAGTATGAAACAGGGCACATGCCGCCTTCTAGGTGTAATGAATTATCAGTTTTGAGAAAGACATTAAAATCATGGAATCCTTGGAGGACTGAGATACCGAAGCACCGGTGCGGGGAATCTCGTGCAACACGAAGTCCGGAAGCAGGACTTCTTCCTTCAGTACCGGGCCCTGCTGGACGTTGGTCTAGAAGAAGATGATTTTTTTGTGCTTTGAGTTGGGAATTTGCCCCTTCGACTTTAACCTCCGAACAGCCTCCCTCATGTGTTTGGGTTGTAGCGGTGGCATTTCTCCCCACTTCTCACACACATCCAGTGCTTCTTCTACCACCTCCCCGACGAAAACTTTGGAAATACCAGACATAGCAATAACAACATTCTGAGACACAGAGGTGCCTGTGATGGACTGGATCAGCCTTTTAATGGCTGCTTTAGGGAAAGCTGACCGGCGATACATTTCATAACGGTTCAGCTGCtcctcagaaaaagaagaaaccaggATTTGCATCTTTTGAATCTCATCTTCATCCACTTTctgcttcttctctttcttctctttggtatctattttgagttttttggCTGCAGGAGTAAGTAATGAGTCTTCCCTTTCAACTGCTGTTAAATCCGCGATATCCTGACTCTTGAGCTCGCCTTCTTCAGCGGCGGCCTCTTTCAATTCCCCGTCGCCGTCACCGTCCGTTTCCTCCGGGATTCCGTCCGTATCTGTAACCCTGGAGCCCCCAGGAGCCGCCGTCGGCTCATCTGATTCCCCGGTCTCTCCACCTTTTTCCGTGGGCGATTCGCAGGCATTATCCATCTCGGCTAGAACCCGGGAGAAGAGATCGTGCCGccgcatttttcatttttaagaagtgAGAATGATTTTGAAATAAGAGAACTGAATAAACCATATAAATCCTTGATACAGGATAATGTGGAGCTGCTATAAGTGAGTAACAGGCATACAACGTGAAAGACATGGGGTTAACAGGAACATTCAGAGATTTCatgtgtggacttccctggtccagtggttaagaatccacctgtcagtgcagggaaCCTgcgttggatccctggtcaaggaagatctcacatgctttgGAACAGTTAAGCCCTCTTGCCACACCCATTGAGCCcagatgctgcaactactgaaatccatgctccacagcaagagaattccacaaTGAGAAGCACAAGCCcggcaatgaagagtagcccctgcttgccacgtgcagcaacaaaggccaagtgcaaccaaaaataatgaTCTCATGTGAATTTTTTCAGTAACTT
The sequence above is drawn from the Cervus canadensis isolate Bull #8, Minnesota chromosome 32, ASM1932006v1, whole genome shotgun sequence genome and encodes:
- the RBBP6 gene encoding E3 ubiquitin-protein ligase RBBP6 isoform X1 yields the protein MSCVHYKFSSKLNYDTVTFDGLHISLCDLKKQIMGREKLKAADCDLQITNAQTKEEYTDDNALIPKNSSVIVRRIPIGGVKSTSKTYVISRTEPVMGTSKAIDDSSASISLAQLTKTANLAEANASEEDKIKAMMSQSGHEYDPINYMKKPLGPPPPSYTCFRCGKPGHYIKNCPTNGDKNFESGPRIKKSTGIPRSFMMEVKDPNMKGAMLTNTGKYAIPTIDAEAYAIGKKEKPPFLPEEPSSSSEEDDPIPDELLCLICKDIMTDAVVIPCCGNSYCDECIRTALLESDEHTCPTCHQNDVSPDALIANKFLRQAVNNFKNETGYTKRLRKQLPPPPPPIPPPRPLIQRNLQPLMRSPISRQQDPLMIPVTSSSTHPAPSMSSLTSNQSSLAPPVPGNPSSASAPVPDITATVSISVHSEKSDGPFRDSDNKILPAAALASEHSKGASSIAITALMEEKGYQVPVLGTPSLLGQSLLHGQLIPTTGPVRINAARPGGGRPGWEHSNKLGYLVSPPQQIRRGERSCYRSINRGRHHSERSQRTQGPSLPATPVFVPVPPPPLYPPPPHTLPLAPGVPPPQFSPQFPPGQPPPAGYSVPPPGFPPAPANLSAPWVSSGVQTAHSNTIPTTQAPPLSREEFYREQRRLKEEEKKKSKLDEFTNDFAKELMEYKKIQKERRRSFSRSKSPYSGSSYSRSSYTYSKSRSGSTRSRSYSRSFSRSHSRSYSRSPPYPRRGRGKSRNYRSRSRSHGYHRSRSRSPPYRRYHSRSRSPQAFRGQSPNKRNVPQGETEREYFNRFREVPPPYDMKAYYGRSVDFRDPFEKERYREWERKYREWYEKYYKGYATGAQPRPSANRENFSPERFLPLNLRNSPFTRGRREDYSGGQSHRSRNVGGNYPEKLSSRDSHNQKDNTKSKDKEGENAPGDGKGNKHKKHRKRRKGEESEGFLNPELLDTSRKSREPTSGEENKTDSLFVLPSRDDATPVRDEPMDAESITFKSVSEKDKREKDKPKAKGDKTKRKNDGSTVSKKETVVKPAKGPQEKLDGEREKSPRSEPPLKKAKEETPKTDNVKSSSSSQKDEKTVGTPRKAHSKSVKEHQETKPVKEEKVKKDYSKDIKSEKITSKEEKTRKPNEKSKPLDSKGEKRKRKTEEKSVDKDFESTSMKVSKLEVTEIVKPSPKRKMELDIEKMDRTPEKDKTSSSAAPAKKIKLNRETGKKIGSTENVSNTKEPSEKLESTSGKVKQEKIKGKVRRKVTGTEGSSSTLVDYTSTSSTGGSPVRKSEEKTDTKRTVIKTMEEYNNDNTAPAEDVIIMIQVPQSKWDKDDFESEEEDVKSTSQPVSSVGKPASVIKNVSTKPPNAVKYAEKESESSEKIQKLTKEVSHEIAQHEVKSSKNSASSEKGKTKDREHSVLEKENPEKRKNNSTQPEKDGNLDRLNEQGNFKSLSQSSKETRTSGKEDKHDSIRGSSNKDFTPNRDKKTDYDNREYSSSKRRDERNELTRRKDSPSRSKDSASGQKAKPREERDLPKKGTGESKKSNSSPTRDKKPHDHKATYDTKRLSEETKSVDKNPCKDREKHMLEAKNNKESSGNKSLYILNPPDPQIEKEQVTGQIDKNTIKPKPQLSHSSRLSSDLTRETDEAAFEPDYNESDSESNVSIKEEETAGKVSKELKDKVVEKAKESLDTAAVSQAGVPRSQSQSSPSVSPSRSHSPSGSQTRSHSSSASSAESQDSKKKKKKKEKKKHKKHKKHKKHKKHAGTEAELEKSQKHKHKKKKSKKSKDKEKEKEKDDQKVKSVTV